In Benincasa hispida cultivar B227 chromosome 8, ASM972705v1, whole genome shotgun sequence, the sequence TGCGTTATACACGATGAAGTcaaattactaagcgatagacAGAGAGATTTTAACTTTGTCTCTTTGTATTCTTCATATTCATTGAAAAGTGGCAGCATACCCGATTTATACATTACTTCCTATTTTAGAGattcaaagaattaaaaaattatatgctACACAACTAATAAAATGAGGACACATGGTCCAATACATGAAGAACGAATATTTGTTTGTTATCACCAATCCTAACATAAATTTGGAGCACTAAAAGGAATAATTCTTCATGACTCTCCACAGTGACATGGCAACCTTCAACTGATGTGTCTTCTTGACTCCTCCTTAGTTGTTGATGTGGTATTTTCTCTACACACACAcgattaaattttatgttaaacgTTTAGGtccgtttagtaaccattttgttttttatttttgttcttaaaaattaagcctatggatatcacctccaaatttctttttttattatctatttgtcaccaataatttaaaaaatcaagtcaaattttgagaactaaaaaaagtagccttcaaaaagttgtttttgtttttagaatttgactaaaaatgcaaacatttttaattaagaaatatacaaatcattgtaagaaatgtagatgaaatggatttaatttttaaaaataaataattaaaaaaaattaccaaatgGAGCCTAAAAATTTAGAAAGTAATTAAACACATTCTAAATTTAAGACCCGATATTCACACAAACTtgaaaatgttataatttaacttaaatgtGAATTTGCTTCATCTAGAAATGACACAAACTTTAGTAAGAAGTTTCTACTCAAGCAttataaatgtttttttaaagaatactCTTCAAATACGTACTTAGAGAGTCAAGTTAGACAAATTTAAAACCACACAAAATCAGTAATCTAGTCAGAGTAATCCCAtttcagtttccaaaacaaCAAGAAATCAGATGATCAGATCACCATTTCACCACCCaaacaaaaacatgttttttcTTATTTGCAAATGTTAATGAACTCATAACATACCGCAAAGATTCATACAAATAAAAGACATCACAAAATACAATacctataaaaaaatattacccTCCCCAATTTCAACAAATATTCCTAGAACAACTGTTTCAAGATCAGTGACAGAAACAGAAGAATGTAATAAAATTCTTATGTACCATTGTACAGAGTCCACATATCAGCATAGAATCCCAAAGACCTTGGAAGCGACTTCTTCCAAGCAGCAATGTCAGGCAAATCACCAGTGAGAGCTAAGGAACTGTCATCTTCACCATTTCCAAGTCTCAAAACCCACAATTTCTTTCCATAAATTTGATGCATTGCCTTCAAAGTTTGTTCCATTACGACTTTCCCATCTCTCCTAATATCCTCAGCCTCCACACAACTGCCCCCAACGTTCACCATCACTCTCCCGCCTTTCATCAAACACCTTTCGAGCATTCTCCATGTATTTGGATCCTCAAGTTCAGGAATCAAACTCCCTTCACTAAACAGATCCACCAAAATCCCTGCAAATCCGCCTTTCACATTGGCTTTCAGAGCATTCCCAATATAGATAAAAAGCCTATCTGGGTATTCTTTTTCCAGCTTCGACACGCCAAAAAATTCCCTTCCAACAGCGATTACAGACGGATCGAGCTCCCACCCATGAACCACTACCTCGGGATATAGCTTTAGGATCGATCGAGCGGCGGAGCCGGCGCCGAATCCGAGGATTCCGATGGGTCCTGGCGGTAGAATCGGCGGCAATGTGGCGAAGACATCGAAGTAAGTGTTTGTGAGTGATTTGAAAAGGAATGAGATGCTGTGAATGTTGCCAGGGGCATCAAGAAGAAGCAATCTGGAACCTGCAAATCGGTGCTCTGCTCTTCGGGAAACTTCGAGAACTCTGATGAAATTGTGGCGGGATTTGAATTTGGCGAGGATTTTGACGTCGTCTGATGGAATTCCGTCATCTTGGGTTCGTTTTTTAGGGTTTGAAGATTGGGTTTGGTGGAATTGAACTCTAAACCTATCGAATTGGGCGCGTTTGATCTGTTTTTCTTGAAAGGAAATGAGATTTGGAGAAATGGGTTTGAAAAAATGGAGGGAATTTTGAATTGGGTGAAGAATTAAAGGGATTTCTTTGTTCAATTGAAGCCGCATTTTTTGCTTTGATGGAGATGAATGCAAATACCAGTGATAATTTGACGAACAAGCTTGGACGCTGTCAGATGAGAGATTTCTTATTTCGGCTTCACGGCCCAAAATAAATCAGCACAACACGGCCCAAAAATGAATAGGCCCATTACTACATCCGTAGCCCATATTATTAtcgtaataataataatgaatttattattattatttgaaaatttgtggTAGGTAGcagaatttttaattttttcatgtcgattaatgattttttttattttaatgttaaTCAGCGTAGtaaattattgaataataaTAGTTGATGGCTTACTATATTAACACCAACCAACAAGATAaggaataaaaatattatataatttatgaaTTATACAATTCAATGTTATATCAATGAGAacttttcttattaattttatttttaaaatttccttTTGCCAAATTGTTTATCACCTCATGAAATTATCATTTGTGTCGGTCAGTCGATACAAAAGAAAGAAACTCataaaatttccttctacaggAATTAACATAATTTAATTAGACTCAaccaatataaatatataccaaAATTAATTAGTCTTTTCTTACTTTTAAGCAATGTGAGGCATATTTGTTTAATGTAGCTATGATTTAAGAAACAATCttagaaaaagggaaaaaaacgaGTAGGTTATAATAATGACAGGTCTTAATtgaataatgaaaaaataagtTAGTAATGATGTAAATGGATTTAGATTGATTAAGAGAGGATTAGTGAAGAAATTATAAAGCAATTATATCAAGAAATGAAGAAAGAGGTAATTAGAGAAACAAGTGGGCCAAGAAAGAGGGAGGGggttgaaataaaaaaaaactttaattagAGTCAAATATTGGTGTCAAATCGGAAGCTGTTAGAAATTGAAGAAATGGAAAAGTTTAATCAAGTTTATCACATCAATTTGCTAATTGCCCCTTTGGAATTGGCGATTTGACATAAAAGTCCCTATTTTTCAATGTGAATTCCAAAAGCACTCTTATTGCTGCTTTTGACTTCCTTGTAGGGTGGGACTGGGACTGCCTAAAGACATAAGATGGGCTCGACCACAGGAATCTTGCAACTTTAGGGgcttattttataattattttattttatttatctgtACTATTAGACTCTAAATCAAGTTATCTTAACCTACAcaattatatctttttattattttattccaTTGTTGCAATTATTAATTacatcatttttctctttaattattATTCCACCCctcctcttctttcttttttttttttttttttcttttaactcattCACCTTCTTCTAAATGCCCTTCTTTCCCCTTTAAAACCATTCTATTTCATTGgtgtaattttgatttttcctttttttttttccatctctcatatattatttttttccccaaagaagctatgaaaaaaataaacaaaagtgtAAGAAAACACATATTCCACATAGCAAGTTTTGTTGGGTGGAGCTATGTTTGATGATAAGTAGATTTTACTTGATTTATCGTTATGTTTAGGGATAATAATTTAAGTGTATAgcaatattattaaaaaaatttaaatataaccaaATCTACTAGTGATAAATTTTATCGCTAATAgactctatcactgatagatttcaagagctaaatctaaatttattatatctataaattcttttacattgtgttatatttgctaatactttggatctgattattatatttgcaattggcttttttttcttgaattgaTACATCGGTTTTTGCATTGGTTTTGATTAATAAACTTAAATAACTCATACATTGGTGCTTTATTTTAGCAATGCTAATCGTACTTTGATTTCTATTTCAATTATTTCGATGTTTGAAATAGTGTTAGTTTTGTCAATCTCacttgattcatataattaattgagGGACAAGACTTAACCTAACAATGTTACtattcaaaaatatatatatttctttttaaaata encodes:
- the LOC120083263 gene encoding uncharacterized protein LOC120083263, which codes for MRLQLNKEIPLILHPIQNSLHFFKPISPNLISFQEKQIKRAQFDRFRVQFHQTQSSNPKKRTQDDGIPSDDVKILAKFKSRHNFIRVLEVSRRAEHRFAGSRLLLLDAPGNIHSISFLFKSLTNTYFDVFATLPPILPPGPIGILGFGAGSAARSILKLYPEVVVHGWELDPSVIAVGREFFGVSKLEKEYPDRLFIYIGNALKANVKGGFAGILVDLFSEGSLIPELEDPNTWRMLERCLMKGGRVMVNVGGSCVEAEDIRRDGKVVMEQTLKAMHQIYGKKLWVLRLGNGEDDSSLALTGDLPDIAAWKKSLPRSLGFYADMWTLYNEKIPHQQLRRSQEDTSVEGCHVTVESHEELFLLVLQIYVRIGDNKQIFVLHVLDHVSSFY